The Apodemus sylvaticus chromosome 17, mApoSyl1.1, whole genome shotgun sequence genome contains a region encoding:
- the Lratd2 gene encoding protein LRATD2 — protein MGNQVEKLTHLSYKEVPTADPTGVDRDDGPRIGVSYIFSNDDEDVEPQPPPQGLDGGALSDTGDRPPLPPPQPYDPRQHEVECSVFYRDECIYQKSFAPGSAALSTYTPENLLNKCSPGDLVEFVSQAQYPHWAVYVGNFQVVHLHRLEVSNSFLTDASQGRRGRVVNDLYRYKPLSPSAVVRNALAHVGAKERELSWRNSESFAAWCRYGKREFKIGGELRIGKQPYRLQIQLSAQRSHTLEFQSLEDLIMEKRRNDQIGRAAVLQELATHLHPAEPDEGDSDPTRTTPSPLRPPASGSEEENGDSAVH, from the coding sequence ATGGGCAACCAGGTGGAGAAACTGACCCACCTAAGTTATAAGGAAGTTCCCACGGCCGACCCGACCGGCGTGGATCGAGACGATGGGCCCCGCATCGGAGTCTCTTATATTTTCTCTAATGACGATGAGGATGTGGAACCTCAGCCACCGCCCCAGGGGCTTGATGGCGGAGCTTTGTCCGACACGGGGGACCGGCCTCCCCTGCCCCCGCCGCAGCCCTACGACCCGCGGCAGCATGAGGTGGAATGCTCGGTGTTTTATCGTGATGAGTGCATTTATCAGAAAAGCTTTGCGCCGGGATCGGCGGCGCTGAGCACCTACACACCGGAGAACTTGCTCAACAAGTGCAGTCCGGGTGACCTGGTGGAGTTTGTATCGCAGGCGCAATACCCGCACTGGGCTGTCTACGTGGGCAATTTCCAAGTGGTGCATTTGCACCGGCTGGAGGTGAGCAACAGCTTCCTGACCGATGCGAGCCAGGGCCGGCGGGGCCGCGTGGTCAACGATCTGTATCGCTACAAGCCACTGAGCCCCAGCGCCGTAGTGCGCAACGCACTGGCCCACGTGGGCGCCAAGGAGCGGGAGCTCAGCTGGCGCAACTCCGAGAGCTTTGCCGCCTGGTGCCGCTATGGCAAACGCGAGTTCAAGATCGGTGGCGAGCTGCGCATCGGCAAGCAGCCCTACCGTTTGCAGATTCAGCTCTCGGCTCAGCGCAGCCACACTCTCGAGTTCCAGAGCCTGGAGGACTTGATCATGGAGAAGCGGCGCAACGACCAGATCGGACGCGCGGCGGTGCTGCAGGAGCTTGCCACGCACCTGCACCCGGCTGAGCCGGATGAGGGCGACAGCGACCCGACTCGGACTACACCGTCTCCCCTGCGTCCCCCAGCCTCGGGCTCTGAGGAGGAGAATGGAGACTCGGCCGTGCACTGA